From Cricetulus griseus strain 17A/GY chromosome 1 unlocalized genomic scaffold, alternate assembly CriGri-PICRH-1.0 chr1_0, whole genome shotgun sequence, a single genomic window includes:
- the LOC100752071 gene encoding 40S ribosomal protein S29 translates to MGHQQLYWSHPRKFGQGSRSCRVCSNRHGLIRKYGLNMCCQCFRQYAKDIGFIKLD, encoded by the coding sequence ATGGGTCACCAGCAGCTCTACTGGAGTCACCCGCGCAAGTTCGGCCAGGGCTCTCGCTCTTGCCGCGTCTGCTCCAACCGCCACGGTCTGATCCGAAAATACGGGCTGAACATGTGCTGTCAGTGCTTCCGTCAGTACGCGAAGGACATAGGCTTCATTAAGTTGGACTAA